A single region of the Biomphalaria glabrata chromosome 15, xgBioGlab47.1, whole genome shotgun sequence genome encodes:
- the LOC106061389 gene encoding uncharacterized protein LOC106061389 isoform X2: MRPGQIKAASLTTMKVLVIGATGQSGLLIISEALARGYEVIALVRCPEKINIMHEKLKVVQVDILKSEEIAENLKGCDAVLSAIGGRPGIMTPCDIYSKSGEAVVKAMRETGVKRFIAITAWGTKDDPDLPFVWKWVLKPSFLRNIVKDMEIFEDYLLKECSDINYTVVKPPRLTNEPSNGEKIIAKEGQCIANVSNAISRQDVVRFMLDNITSQDYFKKLVSVAMSSEKK; encoded by the exons ATGCGTCCGGGT CAAATCAAAGCTGCATCTTTGACCACAATGAAGGTGTTGGTCATTGGGGCCACAGGCCAATCTGGGCTTTTAATCATTTCTGAAGCCCTTGCCAGAGGATATGAGGTGATAGCACTGGTCAGATGTCCAGAGAAAATAAACATAATGCATGAGAAATTAAAA GTTGTTCAAGTTGATATACTCAAGTCTGAAGAAATAGCGGAGAATCTAAAAGGCTGTGATGCAGTGTTGTCAGCCATTGGAGGTCGTCCTGGTATTATGACCCCATGTGATATCTATTCCAAGAGTGGTGAAGCAGTGGTTAAAGCCATGAGAGAAACAGGAGTCAAGAGATTCATAGCCATCACAGCTTGGGGAACAAAAG ATGATCCAGATTTACCATTTGTTTGGAAATGGGTTCTGAAGCCATCATTTCTGAGAAACATTGTGAAAGACATGGAGATATTTGAAGACTACCTTCTGAAGGAATGCAGTGATATTAATTACACAGTGGTGAAACCACCCAGGTTAACCAATGAACCCTCCAACG GTGAGAAAATCATAGCAAAGGAAGGACAATGCATTGCCAATGTATCAAATGCAATAAGCAGGCAAGATGTGGTCAGATTTATGCTAGACAATATCACCTCACAAGATTATTTCAAGAAATTGGTCTCGGTAGCGATGTCCAGTGAAAAGAAGTGA
- the LOC106061389 gene encoding uncharacterized protein LOC106061389 isoform X1, with product MHKAMNSLKSVYLAMQIKAASLTTMKVLVIGATGQSGLLIISEALARGYEVIALVRCPEKINIMHEKLKVVQVDILKSEEIAENLKGCDAVLSAIGGRPGIMTPCDIYSKSGEAVVKAMRETGVKRFIAITAWGTKDDPDLPFVWKWVLKPSFLRNIVKDMEIFEDYLLKECSDINYTVVKPPRLTNEPSNGEKIIAKEGQCIANVSNAISRQDVVRFMLDNITSQDYFKKLVSVAMSSEKK from the exons CAAATCAAAGCTGCATCTTTGACCACAATGAAGGTGTTGGTCATTGGGGCCACAGGCCAATCTGGGCTTTTAATCATTTCTGAAGCCCTTGCCAGAGGATATGAGGTGATAGCACTGGTCAGATGTCCAGAGAAAATAAACATAATGCATGAGAAATTAAAA GTTGTTCAAGTTGATATACTCAAGTCTGAAGAAATAGCGGAGAATCTAAAAGGCTGTGATGCAGTGTTGTCAGCCATTGGAGGTCGTCCTGGTATTATGACCCCATGTGATATCTATTCCAAGAGTGGTGAAGCAGTGGTTAAAGCCATGAGAGAAACAGGAGTCAAGAGATTCATAGCCATCACAGCTTGGGGAACAAAAG ATGATCCAGATTTACCATTTGTTTGGAAATGGGTTCTGAAGCCATCATTTCTGAGAAACATTGTGAAAGACATGGAGATATTTGAAGACTACCTTCTGAAGGAATGCAGTGATATTAATTACACAGTGGTGAAACCACCCAGGTTAACCAATGAACCCTCCAACG GTGAGAAAATCATAGCAAAGGAAGGACAATGCATTGCCAATGTATCAAATGCAATAAGCAGGCAAGATGTGGTCAGATTTATGCTAGACAATATCACCTCACAAGATTATTTCAAGAAATTGGTCTCGGTAGCGATGTCCAGTGAAAAGAAGTGA
- the LOC106061389 gene encoding uncharacterized protein LOC106061389 isoform X3, with protein MKVLVIGATGQSGLLIISEALARGYEVIALVRCPEKINIMHEKLKVVQVDILKSEEIAENLKGCDAVLSAIGGRPGIMTPCDIYSKSGEAVVKAMRETGVKRFIAITAWGTKDDPDLPFVWKWVLKPSFLRNIVKDMEIFEDYLLKECSDINYTVVKPPRLTNEPSNGEKIIAKEGQCIANVSNAISRQDVVRFMLDNITSQDYFKKLVSVAMSSEKK; from the exons ATGAAGGTGTTGGTCATTGGGGCCACAGGCCAATCTGGGCTTTTAATCATTTCTGAAGCCCTTGCCAGAGGATATGAGGTGATAGCACTGGTCAGATGTCCAGAGAAAATAAACATAATGCATGAGAAATTAAAA GTTGTTCAAGTTGATATACTCAAGTCTGAAGAAATAGCGGAGAATCTAAAAGGCTGTGATGCAGTGTTGTCAGCCATTGGAGGTCGTCCTGGTATTATGACCCCATGTGATATCTATTCCAAGAGTGGTGAAGCAGTGGTTAAAGCCATGAGAGAAACAGGAGTCAAGAGATTCATAGCCATCACAGCTTGGGGAACAAAAG ATGATCCAGATTTACCATTTGTTTGGAAATGGGTTCTGAAGCCATCATTTCTGAGAAACATTGTGAAAGACATGGAGATATTTGAAGACTACCTTCTGAAGGAATGCAGTGATATTAATTACACAGTGGTGAAACCACCCAGGTTAACCAATGAACCCTCCAACG GTGAGAAAATCATAGCAAAGGAAGGACAATGCATTGCCAATGTATCAAATGCAATAAGCAGGCAAGATGTGGTCAGATTTATGCTAGACAATATCACCTCACAAGATTATTTCAAGAAATTGGTCTCGGTAGCGATGTCCAGTGAAAAGAAGTGA